In Calonectris borealis chromosome Z, bCalBor7.hap1.2, whole genome shotgun sequence, a single genomic region encodes these proteins:
- the UTP15 gene encoding U3 small nucleolar RNA-associated protein 15 homolog: MATYKPVVVQAFPRLGERITQDTVYWRGYKTPVQIKEFGAVNKIDFSPVPPYNYAVTASSRIHIYGRYSQEPIKTFSRFKDTAYCATYRDDGNLLVAGSEEGSIRLFDISGKAPLRQFDGHTKAVHVVGFLSDKYRIFSGGDDYSSNLWDIPSATEIVSYSEHSDYVRCGCASKVNADVFITGSYDHTVKLFDARTKSSVMTIEHGQPVESVLLFPSGGLLVSAGGRYVKVWDVLKGGQLLVSLKNHHKTVTCLCLNSSGQRLLSGSLDRHVKIYSTTSYKVVHSFNYATSILSLALSPEDETIVVGMTNGVLNVKHRKPEERKEKSQKKRQPAYRTYVKGRTYMPKQEDFCVSKPVKRVLRKYDKLLKSFQSSKALDAVLEPPIRLYTPEVTVAVMQELHRRGTLRSALAGRDEKQINLLLTFVARRVIEPRFTPVLVTVADMITDIYQPVVGQSAIVDRQFLRLQEAIGKEIDYQEELLEVLGMMDTLFATFTKKRATHLEENKSNGLTETIETNMNN; this comes from the exons ATGGCTACGTACAAACCGGTGGTGGTTCAGGCGTTTCCCAGGCTCGGCGAGAGGATCACGCAGGACACGGTGTACTGGCGGGGCTACAAG ACACCTGTTCAGATAAAGGAATTTGGTGCAGTAAATAAAATTGACTTCTCCCCGGTTCCTCCATATAACTATGCTGTCACAGCCTCCTCAAGG ATCCACATTTATGGTCGTTACTCTCAGGAACCAATCAAAACATTTTCTCGCTTCAAAGATACTGCTTATTGTGCCAcatacagagatgatggcaatctGCTTGTCGCTGGCAGCGAGGAAGGTAGCATCCGCCTCTTTGACATTAGTGGAAAAGCACCGCTGAGACAATTTGATGGTCATACTAA AGCTGTTCATGTAGTGGGCTTCCTGTCTGATAAATACCGAATATTTTCTGGTGGTGATGATTATTCATCAAATCTGTGGGATATTCCGAGTGCTACAGAAATCGTCTCATACAGTGAACATTCTGACTATGTGAGATGCGGCTGTGCAAGTAAAGTGAATGCAGATGTCTTTATAacag GTTCCTATGATCACACTGTGAAACTATTTGATGCACGAACAAAAAGTAGCGTCATGACAATAGAACATGGCCAGCCTGTGGAGAGTGTGCTTCTATTCCCTTCTGGCGGGCTTCTAGTATCTGCAG GAGGTCGATATGTCAAAGTTTGGGATGTACTAAAAGGCGGACAATTACTAGTTTCACTTAAAAATCACCATAAAACTGTAACTTGTTTATGCCTGAACAGCTCTGGACAAAGGTTATTGTCAGGATCCCTGGACAG GCATGTGAAGATTTATAGTACTACTTCCTACAAAGTAGTCCACAGCTTTAACTATGCAACATCCATCCTCAGTCTTGCGTTGTCG CCTGAAGATGAAACCATAGTCGTAGGCATGACCAATGGGGTGCTGAATGTTAAACatagaaaacctgaagaaaggaaagaaaagtctcAAAAGAAGAGACAACCAGCATATAGAACCTATGTGAAAGGAAGAACTTACATGCCAAAACAG GAAGATTTCTGTGTCAGTAAACCTGTAAAACGTGTTTTGAGGAAATACGACAAGCTGCTGAAGAGCTTTCAATCTTCCAAGGCTCTTGATGCGGTACTGGAG CCACCCATCAGACTTTATACTCCTGAAGTTACAGTTGCAGTCATGCAGGAACTACATCGCAGAGGAACACTGAGGAGTGCGCTTGCAGGCCGAGATGAGAAGCAAATTAATCTCCTGCTTACCTTTGTGGCAAG GCGTGTGATCGAGCCTAGATTTACTCCTGTACTGGTGACTGTTGCAGATATGATCACTG acatTTATCAGCCTGTGGTTGGGCAGTCGGCGATTGTTGATAGACAATTCTTGAGACTTCAGGAAGCCATAGGAAAAGAGATTGACTATCAAGAGGAACTACTAGAAGTTTTGGGAATGATGGATACGCTGTTTGCTACTTTTACTAAGAAAAGAGCTACTCATCTAGAAGAGAACAAAAGTAATGGTCTTACAGAGACCATTGAAACAAATATGAATAACTGA